The following DNA comes from Triticum aestivum cultivar Chinese Spring chromosome 3D, IWGSC CS RefSeq v2.1, whole genome shotgun sequence.
CCTCTAGGTAGGGAAAGCTAGATATAGCCTAAAAAACCTCCACTTACGGATTCACATACTGGTTGGTATGTTCATCAAGTTCTCGATTACTACTTACGACTGAAAAAAAGTAAACTGAAAACCACCCCTTAAACTCATTTGCTCAACATTCTTTCCAGAGCAACTAGAAAAGGACTGCCCGAACAACAAGTCCTGCCCCTTCCTCCCAGATCTGCACGTTGAACAAACAAAGACACTCCCCCTCATCCGATAAAAACGAGTATTATTTCTCAGCTGGCAAACTTTTcatatagtattcaatgcactttatatgaaagttttcattatatccttcctggatgcctatcatattaggactaaattcataacctaagaaaattaccacgctatttagagagactctcaaaataatataagtgaagcaagagagttcaatagtttctataaaataaagccacctccgtgctctaaaaagatataagtgaagcactagagcaaaattgcctagctcaaaagatataagtgaagcacatagagtattctaataaatcacgattcatgcgtgtccctctcaaaatgtgtgtacaacaaggatgattgtggtaaactaaaaagcaaagactcatatcatacaatacgctccaagcaaaacacatatcatgtggtgaataaaaatatagcctcaagtaaatttaccgatagacgaagacgaaagaggggatgccttccggggcatccccaagcttaggctcatggttgtccttgaatattaccttggggtgccttgggcatcctcaagcttaggctcttgctactccttattccatagtccatcaaatctttacccaaaacttgaaaacttcacaacacaaaactcaatagaaaactcatgagatcagctagtataagaaagtaaatcaccactttttgatactgttgtgaactcattatttatttatattggtgtaatatctactgtattccaacttatctatggttcataccccccgatactacccatagattcatcaaaataagcaaacaacacaagaaaaactgaatctgtcaaaataAGAACAatatgtagcaatctgaaaactttgaatacttctgtaactccaaaaattctaaaaaattaggacaacctgggaaatttgtatatcactCTTGTGTAAAAAATGCAGATCAATAGCAcacttctgtgaattatgaaaattattttactggacgtaaaagtttctgtttttcagcaagatcaaatcaactatcaccgtaagccatcccaaaggtcttacttgacacaaacattaattaaacaaaaaacacatctaaccagaggctagatgaattatttattgaaaaacagaaccaaaaaagtaagaacaaaaacaaaattgggttgcctcccagcaagcgctattgtttaacgcccttagctagacataaaaacatagatctaggtgttgTCATCTTTTGTATTGTTTTTCGTAGATGTATTCTCATCGGGAGGTTTTGCAAAGACAACTTGAAACACATTATCCATAGAAATTTTGGCATCATTAAGTTGTCCCTCTACGTATCCCCTTTGATTCCCGGCtacaatccaagaatattgttgactaacatcattgaaaacttgttggatcatatctaaaaTGGGGATTTTCTTTTTGAGATTCTCATAAAAAAATTGATTATTTCCAAACAAATGTCTcaaagcatagtcactattgtaaagaatctcATCTATTACTGGTTTTTCATGATTTATAATGTAATGATAAAAAAATTCCCTAGCTTCCCGCACTATCTGATCAAACTTATTGTTTAGAACTTGGGTAGCTATCTTTTTAGCCTTAGGATCTTTTATCACGggtagctcaaaaaacaatctttgcaaagtggGATGAGTTCGGATAAATCTATGTTCAAATTTAAGAACTAatgctgaaatagcttccgcataagtttTAGTCCTTTTAAGTATGGGAACATCGTCGAGAGGCAAATTGCCTACACAATTGAAAAATTATtgtatatgttcttttcccataaaattccctAGTCCCAAGACGAAAGTTTTAACATCCAGATTTCCTGGacgtccaattttaggagtcaGGCCATCATCAGTTTCTGCCATgccaaagtcactcatggtgatGAGTCCAGGCAAAGAAAAGATCAGGcggaaaaaagggcgaataaagaggcaaatcttttcgaaaatcattttagaagtgggggagaggaaaatgagaggcaaatggcgaataatgtaatgcgagagatgagagttttatgatgggtacttggtaggcttgacgtatatctcccggcaacgacgccagatattcttcctgctacttcttgagcttgcgttggtttttcccttgaagaggaaagggtgatgcagcacagtagagataagtatttccctcagttaagaaccaaggtatcaatccagtaggagaaacgcgcaagtcccgaatagatgtacctacacaaacaatcaagcacttgcaccaacgcgataaaggggctgtcaatcccttcatggtcacttgcaaaggggagatctgatagagataaataaaactaaacaaaagataaaatatttttgggttttttggtttatagatctgaaaataaaagattgcaaaatagtatatccgaaactaatatgatggaaaatagtagatcggaaattgatatgatggaaaatagacccagggggcataggtttcactagaggcttctctcatgaaggcaaataatacagtgggtgaacaaattactgtcgagcaatttatagaaaagcgcgAAGTTATGACGATATGcgaggcaatgattatgaaatatatgcatcacgtctgtgtcaattagaccgactcctgcctgcatctactactattactccacacatcgaccactatccagcatgcatctagagtattaagttcataaagaacggagtaacgccttaagcaagatgacatgatgtagaggaattaactaaagcaatatgatgaaaaccccatctttttatcctcgatggcaacaattcaatacgtgtctcgctacccctactttgtcactaggtgaaatcacgtaagattgaacccaaagctaagcacctcttccattgcaagaaaagcaatctagttggccaaaccaaatcgataattcaaagagaaatacaaagataccaaatcatgcatacaagaattcagagaagattcaaataatattcatagataagctgatcataaatccacaatgcatcggatctcgacaaacacatggcaaaagagtattatatcggatagatctccaagaacatcgaggagaacatggtattgagaatcaaagagagagaagaagtcatctagctactagctatggacccataggtctgaggtaaagtacgcacgcttcatcggaagggcaatagagttgatgtagatccctccatgatcgaatcccccaccGGCAGGAtgctgaaaaaggccccaagatgggatctcacaggaatagaaggttgcggtggtggaaaagtgttttcgtggatgcttctgagggttttggaatatatgtgaatatataggaggaagatgtagGTCAGGGAGtcactgaggggcccacaaggtggggggcgcaccctccacccttgccgccgccttgtggctcttctgacttgcactccaagtcccttgggtgtcttctagtccaagaaaaatcatctgaagttttatttcgtttggactccgtttagtatttcttttctgcgaagctcaaaaacaagaaaaaaaacagaaacagacactgggctctaggttaataggttagtcccaaaaataatataaaatagcatattaatgcaaataaaacatccaaaacagataatataatagcatgggacaatcaaaaattataaatacgttggagacgtatcagtcgaccGATCCGGAGATTATGCTGTAACCCATGTTGGGTGAAAACCTCCCTTGCCACCCACTCCAGCCGCATACACACCACCTTGGATAACGGTTAGTACTATGTTCGATGTAGCATAGACCACGTACGAAGCCAGTGTGTACAAAGGAAAATTACTTGCAAAGGAGCAGAGTTTTTTCCATTGAAAATCAAATCATTTCTACATGGCCGCAATGACCATAATAAGGCATACGCTCTCACCCTTATTAGCGTTCTGAATCTATTTGGAATAACGTctaaccaatgaccaaaaatattggcaacacttgtggaaGGATACAAATTGGACGCTATTTGGATAGCTGGCCATGTAGAACACCCAAACGTGCACTGGAAAAAAAAGGTGTTTGATTGTCTTTTCGTGAGTATAGAAACTATACTTCTTGCTTTCTTGCTAGTTGCAACGGGTGAGGTTGTCTTTCGTTAGCACAACTCCCACCTGAAAATATcacataatttttttaacttttagTAGAGTCTTGGACTTCCAAATTTTCATGTTATTACTGGGACCTCTGACTGCATGAGAGCATGGTACATAGAGTCGACTATGAAGGACCCATATGTAGTGAGGTTCCAATGAAAAACATCCCGCTCTTGTGCCAAGTTAATCGAAACCAATCGGGAtagcacatttttccatgacataagATGGGGGCCAATTAAATTCCTCCTGAAAGAAATATCCAGTAGGAAAGAACTGAGCACCTGCGCTAGAGTATCATTCTTATCACGAACAGTGCTGTACAAAGATGGATATTATACCCGGAGGCTGGCATTGCCTAACCAGTTGTCCTCCCAGAAACGAATCTCCGGCCCGTCTTTTATCACGAAGGATTGAAAGCAGAAAAGAtttttctttgccgccattagacCAGCCCAAAAATGCGAGTCACCAGGTTTCAAATAGGCCCGTGACACAACTTTTTGGTCTAGATACTTATTACGCAGCAGGGTTTGCCAAACGCCATCCTCAGTAAAAagttgaacaaccatttactaagtaagCCATCATTCTTGACTGGAAGGTTATGAATACCAAGAACACCTTGGTCTTTCAGCCTACAAACTACACTTCATTTGACCAACCTGTATGTTTTCTTTTcactatctccttgccaaaagaatcagGATCTAAAATAATCCAACCTTTGCATGACCCCTTTACGGAGTTGGAAAAAGGAAAGCATATGAAGATATTTATATGGATGAATTGTGTTATTTTCTAAAATTACTTTGAGTGTTGCGGGCTTGGTTTAGTTAAACGAACGAAATATCGTCTGTTTTATGAAAATCATGTCCGAACTTTACTGCATTTGCCGTGTTTGATGAAATTCGTCTTGTTTGCTGAAATCTTGTTTGAAATGTATGTGAACATGGTTAGATAACTGTCCATGGACTGGTCCACCCCGCTGTCCGATTTGGGGTTCGGTGTTGGAGATGTCACTGGATTGGTCACATACTAGTACATCATTCAATATGATATAATACCAATCCTCTCTTTTCTTATCTAATTGTGTGCTACCTCAGCAAAATACCTAGTTGGCATAGATGATAttacctagtactccctccgtaaactaatataagagcatttagataactactttagtgatctaaacgctcttatattagtttacagagggagtatgatacttTCTTTGTAACAATACTTAGGTCTGTTTACAGCAAGATTGCGAGTCATAGCCGCCTACGGTGACTGGTGATTGGCCACATGCGATGCAATGGCGGATACCACCTGCTGTAAACATCGCCAAGCACGAGCGTACGCACTCACGTGCTGCAGTCAAACTATTTGACCTTCCGGGTTTGAACATGAGACTAGCGCGCGACTCATCCCACTTGATCATCGCCCCGAGAAAGATATCAGTATCGTTCGTGCTCTAGAATCTCGCTTTCGAGCTCAAGTTAGCCCGGGGATCAGGCGGTGGCATCAGTGTCACTTGTCAGCCTAACTAATTGCCGTGTCGTCGTGTTCAGTTTACCAAACACACCATAAGCTAATATATGGGCGTCTTCAACTCATTTTGAAGAGAGATCGGTCGGTGTCAGTCAGTCACACTCGTGATGTGGCTCCGCTCGCGCCGTACTTGGTTATGATGGACAACATATTTTTCGAACAAACAAAAACTTACACTTCATTCGTGCTGGTCCAGCGTGATATATATCTGAATTAATTGATATTCcactgattttatttattttatttcatcaCAGTTCATACACGCACGCACACCATGGTCCATGGAACCGTGAACCGATGTCGATGTGGAATTGTGGATCACTACCCCGCCCGGGTGAAGTTGAAGTTGCTGCAGGAGAAGCCCATTGCCGGGAGGTACGGGGTGAAGCTGAGCGTCTTCTTGTCGTTGTCGAGCACCACCAGCTTGCTCTCCAATTGGAACCCTCCGATCACCACCGCCGGCGTCCCGCCCGCCGTGCCGCCCCCCGCCTGGACGAACGCGAAGCACGCCGTGCCGCTGTTCACCTGCGCCATGGAGTTGCCGCCCACCACCGTGAAGTTCGTCCCGCCCTCCAGCATCACGTCCACCTGCGGGACGGAGTAGCCCGACCGCGTCGGCGAGAGCTTGGACGAGTCGTAGCACAGCTCGAACGGCGCCACGGCCGCGACCTTCGCGCTCGAGCCCATGGCGCGGTCGAAGGCCGTGATGAAGGGGCGGTACACGTCGCTGCGGAGCTGCGCGTAGGGGATAGTGGTGGAGAGGCCGACCACGAGCGCGCCGGAGCCGGAGACGGCCACGCGCGTCCCGTCTATGGCGACGCCGTTGGTGGCCGAGACGAAGTAGCCGGGGTTCCCGGAGAAGGGCTGGCGGAGCGGCACGCCATCGGAGAGGAGCGTCGTGATGGCCGGCCGGTCCGCCGGGGGCGCGAG
Coding sequences within:
- the LOC123076910 gene encoding chitinase CLP gives rise to the protein MWQSKPVLVLLLLAVSTAATLGKPLLTKITKGGASTALYTAPLSAGRPLVLDLSAPAITTPCSGQTTKVTLSANSTDGSNPLSPVSFAATATCAAAPSGTVGVAGLAHSSASFPAQVASTQKVANSFALCLPSAGVGAAIFGGGPFFLAPPADRPAITTLLSDGVPLRQPFSGNPGYFVSATNGVAIDGTRVAVSGSGALVVGLSTTIPYAQLRSDVYRPFITAFDRAMGSSAKVAAVAPFELCYDSSKLSPTRSGYSVPQVDVMLEGGTNFTVVGGNSMAQVNSGTACFAFVQAGGGTAGGTPAVVIGGFQLESKLVVLDNDKKTLSFTPYLPAMGFSCSNFNFTRAG